In one Actinomycetota bacterium genomic region, the following are encoded:
- a CDS encoding hydantoinase B/oxoprolinase family protein codes for MEGNGREMEMDAASLEIFHNLLAEVAEEMGVVLGRSAHSANIKERRDFSCAVFDARGRLVSQAAHIPVHLGALPTSMRALVEWLDGRGETLREGDVVLWNDPFRGGTHLPDLTMASAVWWEGRQVGYVVNRAHHADVGGRAPGSMPLGSEVYQEGLIIPMLHYAREGRVVEDVERLILANVRTPEERRGDLRAQLGSLRVGERRLRDIVARHGLEVVEAYMEELQRYAGRVTGEVLSRLPEGEYSFTDYLDDDGWGHEDIPIKVNISISDGRMRVDFAGSSGEVTGPLNCPSSVTLSAVYYVLRCLLPPGAPFNHGCLERVEVIISRPSLLDASLPRAVAGGNVETSQRVVDVLLGALAQALPEKIPAASYGTMTNLAVGGERPRPFAYYETIAGGCGARPDKDGMDATHNHMTNTMNTPVEALEFEYPLRVLRYAIARGTGGTGRFRGGDGLERHIQFLEPARLTLLADRRRRGPYGLAGGEPGKPGEDHILRRDGRKERMPSKTETWVEEGDVLVIQTPGGGGFGSTVDSG; via the coding sequence ATGGAAGGCAACGGTAGGGAGATGGAAATGGACGCGGCGAGCCTGGAGATATTCCATAACCTGCTGGCGGAGGTGGCCGAGGAGATGGGGGTGGTCCTGGGGCGCTCCGCCCATTCGGCGAACATCAAGGAAAGAAGGGATTTTTCCTGCGCCGTCTTCGACGCCCGGGGGCGGCTGGTATCCCAGGCGGCCCATATTCCAGTGCACCTGGGCGCCCTTCCCACCTCCATGCGGGCCCTGGTGGAATGGCTGGATGGGCGGGGCGAGACCCTGCGCGAGGGTGACGTGGTGTTGTGGAACGATCCCTTCCGGGGAGGCACCCACCTCCCCGACCTGACCATGGCCTCCGCGGTGTGGTGGGAAGGCCGCCAGGTGGGATACGTGGTAAACCGGGCTCACCACGCCGACGTGGGCGGCAGGGCGCCAGGTTCCATGCCCCTGGGGAGCGAGGTCTACCAGGAGGGGCTCATCATCCCCATGCTCCACTATGCGCGGGAGGGCCGGGTGGTGGAGGACGTGGAGAGGCTCATCCTGGCCAACGTGCGCACCCCGGAGGAGAGGAGGGGCGACCTGCGGGCCCAGCTTGGTTCCCTCCGGGTCGGGGAACGCAGGCTGCGGGACATCGTGGCCCGTCACGGCCTGGAGGTCGTGGAGGCCTACATGGAGGAACTGCAGCGCTACGCCGGAAGGGTGACCGGCGAGGTCCTTTCCCGTCTTCCCGAGGGCGAATACTCCTTCACCGACTACCTGGACGACGACGGGTGGGGGCACGAGGACATCCCCATCAAGGTGAATATTTCCATCTCCGACGGCCGCATGAGGGTGGATTTCGCCGGCTCCAGCGGGGAGGTGACCGGGCCCCTGAACTGCCCCTCCTCGGTGACCCTATCCGCGGTCTATTACGTGCTCCGCTGCCTCTTGCCCCCCGGGGCCCCCTTCAACCACGGGTGCCTGGAGAGGGTGGAGGTGATCATATCCAGGCCCTCCCTCCTGGATGCCTCCCTGCCGCGGGCGGTGGCCGGCGGGAACGTGGAGACCTCCCAGAGGGTGGTGGACGTGTTGCTGGGAGCCCTGGCCCAGGCCCTACCGGAGAAGATACCGGCAGCCAGCTACGGGACCATGACCAACCTGGCCGTGGGCGGAGAGAGGCCACGCCCCTTTGCCTACTACGAGACCATCGCCGGGGGATGCGGCGCCCGTCCGGACAAGGACGGCATGGACGCTACCCACAACCACATGACCAACACCATGAACACCCCCGTGGAAGCCCTGGAGTTCGAGTATCCGCTGCGCGTCCTCAGGTATGCCATAGCCAGAGGCACGGGAGGCACGGGGCGTTTCCGGGGCGGGGACGGGCTGGAGCGCCATATCCAGTTCCTGGAACCCGCCCGCCTGACCCTCCTGGCCGACCGGAGGCGCCGCGGTCCCTACGGCCTGGCGGGAGGCGAACCGGGAAAGCCGGGCGAAGACCACATCCTCAGGAGGGACGGCCGGAAAGAGCGCATGCCTTCCAAGACGGAGACGTGGGTGGAGGAGGGGGACGTGCTCGTGATCCAGACTCCCGGGGGCGGTGGGTTCGGTTCTACCGTGGATTCCGGGTGA
- a CDS encoding AURKAIP1/COX24 domain-containing protein: protein MSSVIKKRRKKMRKKKHKKLLKRTRWQRRNK, encoded by the coding sequence TTGAGTTCCGTCATCAAGAAGCGCCGCAAGAAGATGCGGAAGAAAAAGCACAAGAAGCTCCTCAAGAGGACTCGCTGGCAGAGGAGAAACAAGTAA
- a CDS encoding hydantoinase/oxoprolinase family protein encodes MPVGVDIGGTFTDLVAVEGGSLHIYKLPSTPSRPEEAFFAGLREGGMEGAARIVHGSTVAVNALLERKGARTAFVTTRGFSDLLTIGRQTRPRLYDLGVEKPRPLVPPELCFEVAERVGSRGEIVVPLAEAEVEELARRMRALEVEAAAVCLLFSFLCPEHELRVGEALKAAGLDVHLSSRLLPEYREYERASTVVVNAYVAGRVAGYIAALERELGEGRLEIMHSGGGTMHPGEAREAAARTLMSGPAGGVAAAARMCELVGLPRAVALDMGGTSTDVSLLDGGMTLTSEGEVEGFPLRFPMIDIHSIGAGGGSIARLDEGSALKVGPESAGARPGPACYGWSELPTVTDANLVLGRLPVARFLGGKMRLHPERSHAALRALGRPLGWDARRTAAGVLSVVLNHMARAVRLMTVDRGHDPRDFVLVAYGGAGPMHGCELAELLGMRRVLVPPFPGTFSACGLAMADRVRDSSLTLMLPLGPEAMERAREAWRWMREALPPAWKEMEDCRHRPALDLRYRGQAYELRIEVEEGWDAGKVAEAFHRAHYRRYGFHLEDAEVELVNLRLRSVKPSEASFPAWKKKENGSRGPGRAKVLFGVVEGNLEEAECPVLERESLGSGDRIAGPCLVSEEDATVVVPPGWRGGVDGYGNLVLECESGRSPG; translated from the coding sequence ATGCCGGTGGGAGTGGATATCGGAGGCACCTTCACCGACCTGGTGGCTGTGGAAGGAGGCTCCCTGCACATCTACAAGCTGCCCTCCACCCCCTCCCGTCCGGAGGAGGCTTTCTTCGCGGGGCTGCGCGAGGGGGGGATGGAAGGGGCTGCCAGGATAGTCCACGGGAGCACGGTGGCTGTAAACGCGTTGCTGGAGAGGAAGGGCGCCCGCACCGCCTTCGTGACCACCCGGGGTTTCTCCGACCTCCTGACCATCGGCCGGCAGACGCGGCCGCGCCTCTACGACCTGGGGGTGGAGAAGCCCCGGCCCCTCGTGCCCCCGGAATTGTGCTTCGAAGTCGCGGAGAGGGTCGGTTCCAGGGGAGAGATAGTCGTCCCCCTCGCGGAAGCGGAGGTGGAGGAACTGGCCCGCAGGATGCGTGCCCTGGAGGTGGAGGCCGCCGCGGTGTGCCTGCTCTTTTCCTTCCTGTGCCCGGAACACGAGTTGAGGGTGGGCGAGGCGCTGAAAGCGGCGGGCCTGGACGTCCACCTCTCCAGCCGCCTCCTTCCCGAATACCGGGAGTACGAAAGGGCCAGCACGGTGGTGGTCAACGCCTACGTGGCGGGGAGGGTAGCCGGCTACATCGCGGCGCTGGAGCGTGAGCTGGGGGAGGGGCGACTGGAGATCATGCATTCGGGCGGCGGGACCATGCACCCCGGCGAGGCGAGGGAGGCGGCGGCCAGGACCCTCATGTCCGGTCCCGCCGGAGGGGTGGCCGCCGCGGCCAGGATGTGCGAACTGGTCGGCCTCCCGCGCGCCGTGGCCCTGGACATGGGTGGGACCAGCACCGACGTCTCCCTGCTGGACGGGGGAATGACCCTCACCTCCGAGGGAGAGGTGGAGGGATTCCCCCTCCGCTTTCCCATGATCGACATCCATTCCATCGGGGCGGGAGGGGGAAGCATAGCCCGGTTGGATGAGGGAAGCGCCCTCAAGGTGGGCCCGGAGAGCGCGGGTGCCCGTCCGGGTCCGGCCTGCTACGGGTGGAGCGAGCTTCCCACGGTGACCGACGCCAACCTGGTCCTGGGCAGGCTGCCGGTGGCCCGTTTCCTGGGCGGGAAGATGCGCCTGCACCCCGAGCGCTCCCATGCCGCCCTCCGGGCCCTGGGGAGGCCCCTGGGCTGGGATGCTCGGAGGACGGCGGCGGGCGTCCTCTCCGTGGTCCTCAACCATATGGCGAGGGCGGTGAGGTTGATGACCGTGGACCGCGGCCACGACCCACGGGACTTCGTCCTGGTGGCCTACGGTGGGGCTGGTCCCATGCACGGGTGCGAGCTGGCGGAACTCCTGGGGATGCGCCGGGTCCTGGTGCCCCCCTTCCCGGGAACCTTCTCCGCCTGCGGCCTGGCCATGGCCGACCGGGTGCGCGATTCCTCCCTTACCCTCATGCTTCCCCTGGGGCCGGAGGCCATGGAACGCGCCAGGGAAGCCTGGAGATGGATGAGGGAGGCCCTGCCTCCTGCATGGAAGGAAATGGAAGATTGCCGCCACCGCCCGGCGCTGGACCTGCGCTACCGGGGCCAGGCCTACGAGCTCAGGATAGAGGTGGAGGAGGGGTGGGACGCCGGGAAGGTGGCCGAGGCCTTCCACCGGGCTCACTACAGGCGATACGGTTTCCACCTGGAGGACGCGGAAGTGGAGCTGGTGAACCTGCGGCTGCGTTCCGTGAAGCCGTCGGAGGCCTCCTTCCCGGCATGGAAGAAAAAGGAAAATGGGTCCAGGGGGCCCGGAAGGGCGAAGGTGCTCTTCGGCGTAGTCGAGGGGAACCTGGAGGAGGCGGAATGCCCGGTCCTGGAAAGGGAATCCCTGGGGAGCGGCGACCGCATCGCCGGGCCCTGCCTGGTAAGCGAGGAAGATGCCACGGTGGTGGTGCCGCCGGGCTGGCGGGGAGGCGTGGACGGCTACGGGAACCTGGTCCTGGAGTGTGAATCGGGGCGGTCCCCGGGGTGA